From the genome of Erythrobacter litoralis, one region includes:
- a CDS encoding energy transducer TonB gives MSETGFGKTPFSSRMAARDDVSPASPPFVGGFARNRSRPRPLALLFALLVSGGLFGLMLFVSVGNERASPLPETPVLFSAKHISAQDSARPEEEPVQQEEVFADSPEEAAPASRPHTLAPAPSLPVMPPPAIDLITLERPQVQISDEGLNTIIAEKSEGNDRLGSPGRGGKGGDGIAGDGSGGAGEGKGSGSQLIASWAPQMDFSLNYRYYPPRARREGVEGVVLLECFVLRRDRVRDCTLVAEKPAGYGFGKAALRTERGMRVRVHNQAGRRIYDEWVMIKTFFHLPE, from the coding sequence ATGAGCGAAACGGGTTTCGGAAAAACCCCTTTCTCTTCAAGGATGGCTGCGAGAGATGATGTTTCTCCCGCCTCGCCTCCTTTTGTCGGCGGTTTCGCGCGGAATAGATCCCGGCCAAGGCCTCTCGCCCTTCTGTTTGCCTTGCTCGTCAGCGGTGGGCTGTTCGGCCTCATGCTTTTCGTGTCAGTCGGAAACGAGCGCGCGAGCCCGTTGCCAGAGACGCCGGTCTTGTTCAGCGCGAAACACATTTCAGCGCAGGACAGCGCAAGGCCGGAAGAGGAACCAGTTCAGCAAGAGGAAGTCTTCGCCGACAGTCCCGAGGAAGCTGCACCGGCCAGCCGCCCGCACACCCTTGCTCCTGCCCCCTCTCTCCCGGTCATGCCTCCACCTGCAATCGATTTGATCACTCTTGAGCGACCACAGGTCCAGATCAGCGACGAAGGGCTGAATACCATTATCGCGGAAAAGAGCGAGGGCAACGACCGGCTGGGTTCGCCAGGCCGCGGCGGCAAGGGAGGAGATGGTATCGCCGGGGACGGCAGCGGCGGCGCGGGCGAGGGCAAGGGAAGCGGCAGCCAGTTGATCGCCTCGTGGGCGCCCCAGATGGATTTCTCCCTGAATTATCGATATTATCCGCCACGGGCGCGGCGCGAAGGTGTCGAGGGTGTGGTCCTGCTCGAATGTTTCGTTTTGCGCCGCGACCGTGTGCGCGATTGTACGCTCGTCGCGGAGAAACCTGCCGGCTATGGATTCGGCAAGGCGGCGCTCAGGACCGAGCGCGGGATGCGGGTCCGTGTTCATAACCAGGCCGGGCGGCGGATCTATGACGAATGGGTCATGATCAAGACCTTCTTTCATCTGCCAGAGTAA
- a CDS encoding DUF808 domain-containing protein encodes MPTGLVALLDDVSVIARAAAASVDDISVAAGKAGSKTAGVVIDDAAVTPSYVTGLSPSRELPIIWSITKGSLFNKLVLLLPGAILLSEFLPGAIIWILMLGGAFLSYEGAEKVMEKLGGAKHGKTVEDEIRDPAEFEKKRVAGAIRTDLILSAEIMAITLNELDLPSWWERALALALVGVAVTVAVYGAVAVIVKLDDIGLHLTKRDNPASQRFGRFLVDSVPKLLTLLSVVGTVAMLWVGGGIIVHGTHEVGFDVLYDFAHGVEYAVKGATGALSGVLGWASYAAVSALIGLVLGAVIAFVLHKVLGVGAEEAH; translated from the coding sequence ATGCCCACAGGTCTTGTCGCGCTCCTCGACGATGTTTCGGTGATCGCCCGCGCCGCCGCCGCCTCGGTCGATGACATCTCGGTCGCGGCGGGCAAGGCAGGGTCCAAGACCGCGGGCGTTGTGATCGACGATGCCGCCGTCACGCCGAGTTATGTCACCGGCCTGTCGCCATCGCGCGAATTGCCGATCATCTGGTCGATCACCAAGGGGAGCCTGTTCAACAAGCTCGTCCTGCTGCTGCCCGGCGCGATCCTGCTGTCCGAATTCCTGCCGGGCGCGATCATCTGGATATTGATGCTGGGCGGAGCCTTCCTGTCCTATGAGGGCGCCGAAAAGGTGATGGAGAAACTGGGCGGAGCCAAGCATGGCAAGACGGTCGAGGACGAGATTCGAGACCCCGCCGAATTCGAGAAGAAGCGCGTCGCCGGCGCGATCCGCACCGACCTCATCCTCTCGGCCGAGATCATGGCGATCACGCTGAACGAGCTCGACCTGCCGAGCTGGTGGGAGCGTGCGCTCGCGCTCGCGCTGGTCGGCGTCGCGGTGACGGTCGCGGTCTATGGCGCGGTCGCGGTGATCGTGAAGCTGGACGATATCGGCCTGCACCTCACCAAGCGGGACAACCCGGCATCGCAGCGCTTCGGCCGGTTCCTTGTCGATTCCGTGCCGAAGCTGCTTACGCTGCTTTCTGTGGTCGGTACGGTGGCGATGCTGTGGGTCGGAGGCGGCATCATCGTCCACGGGACACACGAAGTCGGTTTCGACGTGCTCTACGACTTCGCGCACGGGGTCGAATATGCGGTCAAGGGCGCGACCGGCGCGCTTTCGGGCGTTCTCGGCTGGGCGAGCTATGCCGCGGTCTCGGCGCTGATCGGGCTGGTGCTGGGCGCGGTCATCGCCTTCGTCCTGCACAAAGTGCTGGGTGTGGGCGCGGAGGAAGCGCACTAG
- a CDS encoding glutathione S-transferase family protein, whose translation MTEPILWTCARSRGLRATWAAEEAGVDIDLRILPFPPRYRAPEFLEENPLGTVPLLIDGPGDKGARMTESCAIAHYLATREGYTDLAIAPGERDYAEYCDYTYHADATITFPQTVFMRFAIFEKDKGLEEAGHAYAKWFHKRLVKVEQRLEGREYLCADRFTVADICVGYALILAQSVGLDEGVPDSLKAYRERLTARPAYRRAFEREEEQRKALEANG comes from the coding sequence ATGACCGAGCCGATCCTCTGGACCTGCGCCCGTTCGCGCGGGCTTCGCGCCACCTGGGCCGCCGAGGAGGCGGGAGTGGACATCGACCTTCGCATCCTGCCGTTCCCGCCGCGCTACAGGGCGCCCGAGTTCCTCGAGGAGAACCCGCTCGGCACGGTGCCGCTGCTGATCGACGGCCCAGGGGATAAAGGTGCGCGCATGACCGAAAGCTGCGCCATCGCGCATTACCTTGCGACGCGCGAGGGCTACACCGACCTCGCGATTGCGCCGGGCGAGCGGGACTACGCCGAATACTGCGATTACACCTACCACGCCGATGCGACGATCACCTTCCCGCAGACGGTCTTCATGCGCTTTGCCATCTTCGAGAAGGACAAGGGGCTGGAGGAAGCGGGCCACGCCTATGCCAAGTGGTTCCACAAGCGGCTCGTCAAGGTCGAGCAGCGGCTGGAGGGGCGCGAATACCTGTGCGCCGACCGTTTCACCGTGGCCGATATCTGCGTCGGCTATGCGCTGATCCTCGCGCAGAGCGTCGGTCTCGACGAGGGTGTGCCGGACAGCCTCAAGGCCTACCGCGAACGCCTGACCGCGCGCCCTGCCTACAGGCGTGCTTTCGAGCGCGAGGAAGAGCAGCGCAAGGCGCTGGAGGCGAATGGCTAG